From Coturnix japonica isolate 7356 chromosome 1, Coturnix japonica 2.1, whole genome shotgun sequence, the proteins below share one genomic window:
- the GGACT gene encoding gamma-glutamylaminecyclotransferase isoform X1: MGYVFCLGTMARVFVYGTLKKGQPNYKHMINTAKGIAKYQGRGRTVEKYPLVIAGKYNIPYMLNIPGSGHHIAGEIYTVDDQMLRFLDEFEGCPDMYQRTTMRIEVVEWEGKSGTAEVRPASSGVIECFVYNTSTYQPEWVQLPYHDNYDSSGTHGLSYVLRENRD; this comes from the coding sequence gtACGATGGCTCGTGTCTTTGTGTACGGCACACTTAAAAAGGGCCAGCCCAACTACAAGCACATGATCAACACCGCCAAGGGGATCGCAAAGTACCAAGGAAGGGGCCGCACAGTGGAAAAATACCCTCTGGTGATCGCAGGGAAGTACAATATCCCTTACATGCTCAACATCCCGGGCAGCGGGCACCACATTGCAGGGGAGATTTACACTGTGGATGACCAGATGCTGCGGTTCCTCGATGAATTCGAAGGCTGCCCGGACATGTACCAGCGCACAACGATGAGAATTGAGGTGGTGGAGTGGGAGGGGAAGAGCGGCACAGCCGAGGTGCGACCAGCCAGCAGCGGGGTGATAGAGTGCTTTGTGTACAACACCAGCACCTACCAGCCTGAGTGGGTCCAGCTGCCCTACCATGACAATTACGATTCCTCCGGGACCCACGGCCTCTCCTACGTGCTACGAGAGAACAGAGATTGA
- the GGACT gene encoding gamma-glutamylaminecyclotransferase isoform X2 → MARVFVYGTLKKGQPNYKHMINTAKGIAKYQGRGRTVEKYPLVIAGKYNIPYMLNIPGSGHHIAGEIYTVDDQMLRFLDEFEGCPDMYQRTTMRIEVVEWEGKSGTAEVRPASSGVIECFVYNTSTYQPEWVQLPYHDNYDSSGTHGLSYVLRENRD, encoded by the coding sequence ATGGCTCGTGTCTTTGTGTACGGCACACTTAAAAAGGGCCAGCCCAACTACAAGCACATGATCAACACCGCCAAGGGGATCGCAAAGTACCAAGGAAGGGGCCGCACAGTGGAAAAATACCCTCTGGTGATCGCAGGGAAGTACAATATCCCTTACATGCTCAACATCCCGGGCAGCGGGCACCACATTGCAGGGGAGATTTACACTGTGGATGACCAGATGCTGCGGTTCCTCGATGAATTCGAAGGCTGCCCGGACATGTACCAGCGCACAACGATGAGAATTGAGGTGGTGGAGTGGGAGGGGAAGAGCGGCACAGCCGAGGTGCGACCAGCCAGCAGCGGGGTGATAGAGTGCTTTGTGTACAACACCAGCACCTACCAGCCTGAGTGGGTCCAGCTGCCCTACCATGACAATTACGATTCCTCCGGGACCCACGGCCTCTCCTACGTGCTACGAGAGAACAGAGATTGA